The Caldicellulosiruptor obsidiansis OB47 genome segment CCTAATTAAAAATCTATTTTAAAAACCTCAAAATCGTGGTATTATTATAAAAGTAAATCTAATTTCAAAAAGGGAGGCAAAGATAAAATGGCATATTACATCACAGATGATTGTATTTCATGCGGCGCATGTGAGAGTGAATGCCCTGTTCAGTGCATATCCCCTGGCGATGGGAAGTATGTCATCAACGAAGAACAATGCATCTCATGCGGTGCATGCGCAAATGTATGTCCAGTTGATGCTCCAAAGCCAAGAGATTAGTTTTTAAATACTCATGACCGGGTATAAAATCAAGTGCCCGGTCTTTAAATTGTAAATTGAAATAAGATTTAAAGATAATTATGCGTATACGAAAGGAAGGGCGAAAAAGAAATTGAACAGGATTTTTGTTCCGCTTCAAAGTCCTGAAGAGATAAAAAGTCTAAGATGTGGTCAAGAAATTTTGGTGAGCGGTAAACTTTTTGTTGCAAGGGACGCCGCTCACAAAAGGCTTTTTGAAATGATTCAAAAAGGAAGTAAAATCCCAATAGATTTTAAAAACGGTGCGATATATTACATGGGTCCCTGTCCTGAAAAGCCAGGTGAAGTAATAGGACCATGTGGCCCCACAACAGCAGGCAGGATGGATGTATTTACTCCCATGATGCTTGAGCTTGGGATAAAGGTTTTGATTGGTAAGGGAAAAAGAAATGAGGCTGTAAAAGAGGCAATTAAAAAACACGGTAGCATTTATCTTGCCACATTTGGTGGTGCTGCAGTTTTGATTCAAAGCTGTGTCAAATCTCAAAGAATAGTTATGTTTGAAGACCTTGGTGCAGAGGCAATTCGTGAGATTGAAGTGGAAAATTTACCCTGCATTGTTGCAATAGATAGTCAAGGGGAAGATATATATGAAGTTGGACCAAGAGAGTATGCGCAAGATTTTAGATAATCTTAAGATTTTCAGTGCTCTTAAGAGTTACAATTTTTTGCGTCTTCACATGCCAGGTCACAAAGGTAAAGAAGAGATTTTCCCAGATGCAATTAAAAATATATTTCCCAGCTTTGATGTCACAGAAACCTTCTGTACAGACAACTTATTGGACCCAAAAGGTTATATAAAGGAATTTTTAGATGGGATAAACGAGTTTTTTGGATCAAATTATAGTTTTTTGTCTCTTCAGGGTTCAACACACCTTCTGCAAGCCTCAATTGCTGCATTTTCAAATCCGTATGACGGTATACTTATAAATAGAGATGCTCACAAAAGCATATATAATATTGCAAAGATTTTAAAACTTGACATAGAATATATATATCCACAGTACGATGATTCTTTAGGAATATTTACATATATCGACGAAAAACACTTTGAAAGTGTCCTTCAAACTTCAAAATCTCAAATTGTTGTAATAACCTCACCATCATATTATAGCATTGAGCAGAATGTACAAGCGCTCTCAGATATAGCAAAGAAATATCAAAAAAAGCTCATAGTTGACCAAGCTCACGGCGGTTATTACAAATTTGCAGGGAAAAAAACAGCACTGGATTTGGGGGCTGACATATGCATTTTGAGTCTTCACAAAACATTGCCATGTCCAAACCAGTCTGCACTGCTTTTGTCTAATTTATCAAATAACGATAATAAAAAACTTTCTGCTTATTTAGGTTATCTTCATACAACAAGTCCGTCGTATGTGCTGCTTGCTTGGAGTGAGTATGGCATAGAGTTTTCAAAAATGTTTGGCAGACAGCTTTTTAAAGAGCTTGAAGGAAAACTTGAAAAGCTGTGCAAGCCAGTCTTGGAGTATACAAACTATGTCTACAGAGATGTAGATGTTTTAAAACTTCTTTTGAACTTTGGCAAAGCGGGGAAAAATCAAAGTTTTGTAAAAAATCTTTTGGAGAGGTATTCTATTGTTCCAGAGCTTTTTGACCAAAATAGGATTCTATTTTATTTTTCTCTGGTGGATGCTCTTTTTAATTTTGAAATCTTGGAAAGCTTTTTTTATGATATAATAAAAGAAAAAGGAAAAAGAGAACTTGAGAAAAAGTTTTTATCACCGCCGAGACCGAAAAAGGTTTTAAAAATATACCAAGTTGACAACGCGAAAAAAAGAAGGGTAAAAATTTATGAGGCAGAGGGGTTTGTATGTGCACAGGCAATTATTCCTTACCCGCCGGGGTTTCCGGTTGTTGTTGAGGGTGAAGTCATAGATAAGGATACCATAGAATATTTACAGGAGCTTTTTGGCAAGGAATTTATCAAAGAAAATGAGGTTGATGTGATTGAGGAAGGGTAAACTCATAGTATTTGAAGGTAACGACGGTTCTGGAAAAACTACGCAGCTTTTCAAAGTTGAAAAATATCTCAAAGATAAAGGATACAAGGTTCTCACAACCAGAGAACCAGGTGGGACAGAAGTAGGATACAGAATCAGAAAGCTTCTTTTAGACCCTCAATATAAGATGGATGGACTTACTGAAGCTCTGCTTTTAGCTGCAGACAGAAACGAACATGTGAAAAATGTACTCATTCCCGCACTGGATGAAGGGTACATTGTGCTTTGCGACAGATACATCCTAAGCAGTATAGTTTACCAGGGCATTGTAAGAGGAGTTGGTGTTGAAAACATTTTGAGATTAAATTCTATCTTTGAAGATAAAATAAAACCTGACCTTTACATTGTTCTTACATTGGAGCCTGAAATAGCTATTCAAAGGATTCAAATGGCAGGCAAAAACAACAGGCTTGACTTAGAAGATTTGGAGTTTCACAGGCGTGTGTACAGCGGTTTTAAAGAGGTATCAAAATGGTTTGAAAGATGTGTGAACATTGAGGCGCAAGGGTCAGAAAAAGAGGTTTTTGAAAAGGTGTGTCGTGAGATAGAAGGGCTATTTGAAAGCAAAGAGAAGTGGTAGAATATAGAGAAATGCTAAGTCGGCATAGCTTTTCAAAGAGAGGAGAGAAGAGGAAAGATGAAGCTTATTGTAGCAGTTGTGCAAAATGAAGACATTAGTAGGCTCTTGGACGCTCTTCAAAAAGAAGGTATAATGGCAACAAAGCTTTCAACGTCGGGTGGATTTTTGCGCTCTGGCAATACCACTTTGCTCATAGGCATTGATGATGACAGAGTTGCTGAGGTGATTGACATTATATCTCAAAAGTGCAAGACACGCAAACAAATTGTTTCATCGCCTGTGCCAAACAATCCGTCAGCAGGTGTATACCTGCCATATCCTGTTGAAATAACAATTGGTGGTGCTACAATATTTGTCCTCAATGTCGAGAGGTTTGAGAAGGTTTAAAAAAATTTAAGAAGTGGGAAAGTAAAATGAGAGTAGAAGATGTTAGAAGAAATAATATAAATAATGTAACATTTTTTCAAGACCAGCGAAGGGTTGAAAGACCAAAAGACTCTTTTTCAAGCTATGTAAAGCAGCTTGAGAAAGATGAAATTATAAACAGAATAAAGGAACTTATAAGCAAAATAGACTCTCTTGGTAAAAGCCTTGCTGAACGATTAGACCTTTCAACCCTCAAAGAATATAAAAAAGCTATAAAAGAGCTTTTAGGATATACAGTGTATTCTTCACATGAATATTTTAATGAAAGCCTTTTTGGCAGAAAAGGCAGGCACAAGGTATTTGGTATTGTAAAAAAGATTGATGAAAAGATGGACATGTTAACCCAGGAGATTTTAAAAAAAGAAGCAGACAATCTCAAGGTTTTATCTTATGTAGGTGAGATAAAAGGCCTGCTTGTTGACCTGTTTATTTAGAAATTTGCACAGGGGAAGAGTTGAACATGAATTTAGATACTTTTATAGGTCAAAAGGGAATTGTTGCTACTCTCAAAAAAGCACTTGTTCAACCTTTTCATGCATATATTTTTGAAGGTGAAAAAGGACTTGGTAAAAAACTTTTGGCAATGACCTTTTCAAAGCAAATTCTGTGTGAAAAAAAGCTTGCGTGTGGTGTTTGCAAAAGTTGCAGGCTCTTTGACGCACTCACACATCCGGATTTTAAAATAATAAAAAGAGAGGAAGATAAAAAAGAAATATCTGTTGATGCTATTAGAGAGATTATAAAAGATATTTCACGAGGACCTATTTTTGCAAGTAAAAAGATATACTTAATACAAGAGGCTGAGGAGATGTCAACAAGTGCTCAAAATGCACTTTTAAAGACCTTAGAAGAGCCCCCGGAGTATGCTCTTTTTATTCTCACATGCAACAATTTAGAAAGGCTTTTGCCGACAGTGATTTCAAGGTCTTTAGTGCTTTCGTTCAAAAGGTACAGCGCCAGCGAAATCTCTGAGATTTTAAAAAATTATGAGCTTGAACCCAAAGACTATGTTTTAAAACTTTGCAGAGGGAATCCTAAAATTGCTCTTGATTTTTATGATAAAGAGGTTCAAAATAAAAGAGACTATATTTTTGATAAACTTCTTTCGTACGACGGGGCAAGTTTTAGTTTGATAAAAGAATTTGAAAGTGATTTTGAAAAATTTAAAGACGACTTTGCATTTTTATTTGAAACGGTAATATACTTTCTAAGAGATGCGCTTATGTTCAAAAGAACAAACCTTGTTGAGCTTATTACAAACACAGATAAGTTAGCAAAGATAGTTGAGTTTGCAAACAAGCATACAATCTATCATATATACAGGCTACTGCAGGATTTCATGATGTTGGAAAAGTACCCGGATGCAAATGTAATTTCAGACAATGTGCTTGACATGATTTTTTTAAAACTATCAGGGGGCTAAAAGAAAGATGGCAGAAGTTGTTGGGGTTAGATTCAAAAAAGCTGGAAAGATATACTGGTTTGACCCGAATAACATAGATTTGAAAGCTGGGGATGACGTCATTGTTGAGACAGTCCGCGGGATCGAGATGGGAAAAGTTATGATAGAAAAAAGAGAGGTGCCGGACGAAGAGATAGTCCAGCCTCTCAAAAAGGTTGTAAGAAAGGCAACAGAAGAAGATTACAAAAAAGCTCAAGAGAACATGGAAAAGGCAGCTAAAGCACTTGAGATTTGCAAGGAAAAAGTACAAAAGCATGGGCTTCCTATGAAGCTTTTGCATGCCGAGTACACATTTGACAACAACAAGCTTCTTTTCTATTTCACAGCAGAAGGAAGGGTTGATTTCAGAGAACTTGTAAAAGACCTTGCAGCAGTTTTCAGAACAAGGATTGAGCTAAGACAAATAGGTGTCAGAGACGACACAAAATTTCGTGGTGGTTTGGGTCCGTGTGGACGTGAGGTTTGTTGTTCTGTTCATCTTTGTGAATTTGTGCCAATCTCAATAAAGATGGCAAAACAGCAGGGGCTTGTTTTAAACCCTGCAAAGATATCCGGCCTTTGTGGAAGGCTCATGTGCTGTTTGACATACGAGCAGAAATTCTATGAAGAGGCAATGTTAAAGCTTCCAGGGATAGGTGCGATTGTAAAAACAGCCGATGGTATAGGTGAAGTTGTTGAGGTGAATGTCTTAAAAGAAAAGATAAAGGTCAGATTTGAAGATGAGATGCAAAATGTAGAGTTAAAAGAATACTCTGTTGGTGAGTTTGAGATACTAAAAGACACCAAAAAGATTCAACAGCCGGTTGTTGCACTTGATGACGACGAGCTAAAAGAGCTTCTTGATTTAGAAGAATAAAAATGAATTTGAAGTTTAAAGAGGCAAAAAGGGCTGCTAAAAAAGTTTTACTTGAAAAGCAGCCCGTTTTTTAAATTTTAAGATTCTTTTTCTTGTACAGAGGTGATAAAGATTGGAAGTAGTTTTGCTAATTGTTATTATCGTTCTTGTCATATCAAACTTGTTACTGCTCATAAGACTTAAAAATAATATGAGTTCTTCCTTGGATACTCAAAATAAACTTTTGGAGATTGAAAAGGAACTTGGACAAATTCAAAATTCCATATCACAACAATTTTCTCAGAATAAAAATGAAACGCAAAGTATGATAAGCTCATTTGGCAGCATTTTGATGACAAGATTTTCAGACATATCCAACCAGATAATAAATTTTACATCATCAAATCAGGAGAGGCTTGACAGTATCCGAAAAGAGATAGATAACAAGCTTGAGAAAATACGAGAGACTGTTGACAGCCAGCTACAAAGTACATTAGAAACAAAACTTTCACAGTCTTTCAAACTTGTGTCAGAGCGGCTTGAGCTTGTTCACAGAGGACTTGGTGAGATGCAAGCCCTGGCTGGAAGTGTGGGAGATCTTAAAAAGATTTTGAGCAATGTAAAGGTTAGAGGCACGCTTGGGGAGATTCAGCTTGGCAATATCATAGACCAGATTTTGGATTCTTCACAGTACGAAAGAAATGTCAGGATAAAACCGCACACTCAAGAGCAAGTTGAGTTTGCTATAAAAATTCCTTCTAAAAATTCAAAAGATAATGAATTTATATACCTTCCAATAGACTCTAAATTCCCCATAGAAGGTTATCAGCGACTTATTGAGGCGCAGGAGAAAGCGGAGGCAGAAGAAGTTGCAAGATTTTCAAAGGAGCTTGAAAATAGTATAAGGCAAAATGCAAAGACTATAAAGGAAAAGTACATAGACCCGCCAAAAACAACAGATTTTGCTATCATGTTTTTGCCCTCTGAAGGACTTTATGCAGAGGTGCTGAAGATACCCGGGCTGTTTGAGTCTGTGCAAAGGGAATACAAGGTGATCATTGCGGGACCCACAACAGTTGTTGCAATGCTCAACACCATTTCGCTTGGATTTAAAACCTTTGCCATTGAAAAGCGAACAAGCGAGGTTTGGGAGCTTTTGTCTGCGGTCAAGACTGAGTTTTCGAGGTTTGCTGAGATTCTTGAAAAGGTTAAAAAGAAACTTTCTGAGGCACAGGATACAATTGACACTGCAACAAGAAAGACAAGAACCATAGAAAGAAAGCTCAAAAGTGTCGAGGTCCTCTCTTCAGAAAAAGACCCTGAAAAGATTCTTTATGATGAGGAAGCTATTGAAGAAGGTTCAGGAAAATAGTCTCATTTATGAAGATTTTAAATTACCATCTTGCAAAAATCCGCTCAATATCTTAAAATATACTCTTGCGCAAAAGAACAATTTGCAATGTCCTATTGTCAAAAATGCAAAAGTAGAATATAATATATCTCATAACACTTGATTGTATACATATATACAATGTGGAGGGAAGCTTAAGTGGCAAGAGTAGAATTTAATCCCAAGACAAACCTGATTGAGCAGGCAGCGTATAAATATACACTCCAGGATGTTCCAGAGCCTAACCTCTATAGAGAGATTTTCCCGTACACAGAGATACCCAAGATAGCATTCAACCACAGGCATGTCCCTATGTTTGTGCCTGATGAGATATGGATAACAGATACAACATTCAGAGATGGTCAGCAAGCAAGGTCTCCTTATACAGTTGAACAGATTGTAAGGCTTTTTGATTATCTCCACGAACTTGACAACAATTCTGGCGTGATCCGTCAGACAGAGTTTTTCTTATATTCCAAAAAAGATAGAGAAGCTGTTATTAAATGCATGGAAAGAGGTTATAAGTATCCAGAGGTTACCTCATGGATAAGAGCAAGAAAAGAGGATTTTCAACTTGTGAAAGAGATGGGCATCAAAGAGACAGGAATTTTGGTATCATGCTCCGACTATCATATATTCAAAAAGCTCAACATGACAAGAAAACAGGCAATGGAAATGTATCTTTCTATTGTTGAAGCCGCACTTGAACATGGAATTATTCCGCGCTGCCATTTTGAGGACATCACAAGAGCAGACTTTTACGGCTTTGTTGTTCCGTTTGCAAATGAACTTATGAAACTTGCGCGCCAGGCAAATATGCCTGTAAAGATTAGAGCATGCGATACCCTCGGGCTTGGTGTGTCTTACCCGGGAGTTGCTCTGCCAAGAAGTGTTCAGGGAATAATTTATGGGCTAAGGCATTATGCAGAGGTGCCGTCTGAGTGGCTTGAGTGGCACGGTCACAACGATTTTTACAAGGCTGTTGTTAACTCTGGTACTGCATGGCTTTACGGTGCATCTGCAGTCAACTGTTCGCTTCTGGGTATTGGTGAGAGGACGGGCAATACCCCATTAGAGGCTATGGTAATTGAATATGCCCAGCTTAGAGGTACAACAAAGAATATGAGGCTTGAGGTAATCACTGAGATTGCAGATTACTTTGAAAAAGAGCTTGACTATGAGATTCCACCAAGAACTCCGTTTGTGGGAAGGGCATTTAATGCAACAAGAGCAGGAATTCATGCTGACGGTATTTTGAAGGATGAGGAGATCTACAACATCTTTGATACAAAGAAGATTTTAAACCGTCCAATTGTCATTGCAGTTGATGCACACTCTGGGCTTGCAGGTATCGCTGCATGGATTAACACATATTTCAGGCTTGAAGGTGACAAGAAGATTGACAAGCGTGACCCAAGAGTTGCTAAAATAAAAGAGTGGGTTGACAAGGAGTACGAAAATGGAAGAACAACTGTTATTGGCGACGATGAGCTTGAGATGGTTGTTCGAGAAGTCATGCCAGAGCTTTTCAAGATGCATGAAAGTAGGGTAAAATAGCTTTTACTTAGGTATTTAAAAAAAGATTGCTGTTTTTTTAGATTGCTCTTGCTGAATTAAAAATCTTTCTATTTCGGCTACTTTTTAAACGAGTATCTACTTTTTCACCTTGAACTAGCAGCTTATTCAATTAGCAAAAAATAATAGTGAAAAATCAACTTCTATTTCAATAAGCTCAACTTGTTTAAATTATCTTATTTATTAACGGCAAAATTCAGGCTGCCCCTTTCTGGCATAAAGTCAGGAAGGGGTTTTTAAATTCACGCTCTTGTATACAGGTATACTTTAATGCTATAATATAAAAGGTATTTTTAACAATCACAATCAAAGTTTTTGGGAGGTTTAAAAGCAAAATGGGTTTGACAGTTGCGCAAAAGATTATAAAGCAGCACTTAGTTAAAGGTGAAATGATACCAGGAAAAGAGATTGCTATCAGAATTGATCAGACACTTACTCAAGATTCAACAGGTACAATGGCATATCTTCAGTTTGAAGCAATGGGTATTGACAGAGTAAAGACTAAAAGGTCTGTTGCATA includes the following:
- a CDS encoding PSP1 domain-containing protein, yielding MAEVVGVRFKKAGKIYWFDPNNIDLKAGDDVIVETVRGIEMGKVMIEKREVPDEEIVQPLKKVVRKATEEDYKKAQENMEKAAKALEICKEKVQKHGLPMKLLHAEYTFDNNKLLFYFTAEGRVDFRELVKDLAAVFRTRIELRQIGVRDDTKFRGGLGPCGREVCCSVHLCEFVPISIKMAKQQGLVLNPAKISGLCGRLMCCLTYEQKFYEEAMLKLPGIGAIVKTADGIGEVVEVNVLKEKIKVRFEDEMQNVELKEYSVGEFEILKDTKKIQQPVVALDDDELKELLDLEE
- a CDS encoding DUF362 domain-containing protein → MAYYITDDCISCGACESECPVQCISPGDGKYVINEEQCISCGACANVCPVDAPKPRD
- a CDS encoding beta/alpha barrel domain-containing protein, with the protein product MARVEFNPKTNLIEQAAYKYTLQDVPEPNLYREIFPYTEIPKIAFNHRHVPMFVPDEIWITDTTFRDGQQARSPYTVEQIVRLFDYLHELDNNSGVIRQTEFFLYSKKDREAVIKCMERGYKYPEVTSWIRARKEDFQLVKEMGIKETGILVSCSDYHIFKKLNMTRKQAMEMYLSIVEAALEHGIIPRCHFEDITRADFYGFVVPFANELMKLARQANMPVKIRACDTLGLGVSYPGVALPRSVQGIIYGLRHYAEVPSEWLEWHGHNDFYKAVVNSGTAWLYGASAVNCSLLGIGERTGNTPLEAMVIEYAQLRGTTKNMRLEVITEIADYFEKELDYEIPPRTPFVGRAFNATRAGIHADGILKDEEIYNIFDTKKILNRPIVIAVDAHSGLAGIAAWINTYFRLEGDKKIDKRDPRVAKIKEWVDKEYENGRTTVIGDDELEMVVREVMPELFKMHESRVK
- a CDS encoding cyclic-di-AMP receptor, producing MKLIVAVVQNEDISRLLDALQKEGIMATKLSTSGGFLRSGNTTLLIGIDDDRVAEVIDIISQKCKTRKQIVSSPVPNNPSAGVYLPYPVEITIGGATIFVLNVERFEKV
- a CDS encoding FumA C-terminus/TtdB family hydratase beta subunit; this encodes MNRIFVPLQSPEEIKSLRCGQEILVSGKLFVARDAAHKRLFEMIQKGSKIPIDFKNGAIYYMGPCPEKPGEVIGPCGPTTAGRMDVFTPMMLELGIKVLIGKGKRNEAVKEAIKKHGSIYLATFGGAAVLIQSCVKSQRIVMFEDLGAEAIREIEVENLPCIVAIDSQGEDIYEVGPREYAQDFR
- a CDS encoding YaaR family protein — translated: MRVEDVRRNNINNVTFFQDQRRVERPKDSFSSYVKQLEKDEIINRIKELISKIDSLGKSLAERLDLSTLKEYKKAIKELLGYTVYSSHEYFNESLFGRKGRHKVFGIVKKIDEKMDMLTQEILKKEADNLKVLSYVGEIKGLLVDLFI
- the tmk gene encoding dTMP kinase → MRKGKLIVFEGNDGSGKTTQLFKVEKYLKDKGYKVLTTREPGGTEVGYRIRKLLLDPQYKMDGLTEALLLAADRNEHVKNVLIPALDEGYIVLCDRYILSSIVYQGIVRGVGVENILRLNSIFEDKIKPDLYIVLTLEPEIAIQRIQMAGKNNRLDLEDLEFHRRVYSGFKEVSKWFERCVNIEAQGSEKEVFEKVCREIEGLFESKEKW
- a CDS encoding DNA recombination protein RmuC, whose protein sequence is MEVVLLIVIIVLVISNLLLLIRLKNNMSSSLDTQNKLLEIEKELGQIQNSISQQFSQNKNETQSMISSFGSILMTRFSDISNQIINFTSSNQERLDSIRKEIDNKLEKIRETVDSQLQSTLETKLSQSFKLVSERLELVHRGLGEMQALAGSVGDLKKILSNVKVRGTLGEIQLGNIIDQILDSSQYERNVRIKPHTQEQVEFAIKIPSKNSKDNEFIYLPIDSKFPIEGYQRLIEAQEKAEAEEVARFSKELENSIRQNAKTIKEKYIDPPKTTDFAIMFLPSEGLYAEVLKIPGLFESVQREYKVIIAGPTTVVAMLNTISLGFKTFAIEKRTSEVWELLSAVKTEFSRFAEILEKVKKKLSEAQDTIDTATRKTRTIERKLKSVEVLSSEKDPEKILYDEEAIEEGSGK
- a CDS encoding aminotransferase class I/II-fold pyridoxal phosphate-dependent enzyme; translation: MRKILDNLKIFSALKSYNFLRLHMPGHKGKEEIFPDAIKNIFPSFDVTETFCTDNLLDPKGYIKEFLDGINEFFGSNYSFLSLQGSTHLLQASIAAFSNPYDGILINRDAHKSIYNIAKILKLDIEYIYPQYDDSLGIFTYIDEKHFESVLQTSKSQIVVITSPSYYSIEQNVQALSDIAKKYQKKLIVDQAHGGYYKFAGKKTALDLGADICILSLHKTLPCPNQSALLLSNLSNNDNKKLSAYLGYLHTTSPSYVLLAWSEYGIEFSKMFGRQLFKELEGKLEKLCKPVLEYTNYVYRDVDVLKLLLNFGKAGKNQSFVKNLLERYSIVPELFDQNRILFYFSLVDALFNFEILESFFYDIIKEKGKRELEKKFLSPPRPKKVLKIYQVDNAKKRRVKIYEAEGFVCAQAIIPYPPGFPVVVEGEVIDKDTIEYLQELFGKEFIKENEVDVIEEG
- a CDS encoding DNA polymerase III subunit, which gives rise to MNLDTFIGQKGIVATLKKALVQPFHAYIFEGEKGLGKKLLAMTFSKQILCEKKLACGVCKSCRLFDALTHPDFKIIKREEDKKEISVDAIREIIKDISRGPIFASKKIYLIQEAEEMSTSAQNALLKTLEEPPEYALFILTCNNLERLLPTVISRSLVLSFKRYSASEISEILKNYELEPKDYVLKLCRGNPKIALDFYDKEVQNKRDYIFDKLLSYDGASFSLIKEFESDFEKFKDDFAFLFETVIYFLRDALMFKRTNLVELITNTDKLAKIVEFANKHTIYHIYRLLQDFMMLEKYPDANVISDNVLDMIFLKLSGG